One genomic region from Halorubrum sp. BOL3-1 encodes:
- a CDS encoding Eco57I restriction-modification methylase domain-containing protein codes for MEQQITAADVAGWTSLKDISTSLQKRGLVPREDLGEDDELVMELDEDQFVSIIEAGPTQDAKSFTNRMTYRRHTNLVSTNEFEEFTFISRRRSFGEAGRISYQQFSFNRSDFEDGGSHFSVLDKLNEIEYGDGQSVQALYDTREVVKEFYTKFESLRTDLVTEVAGIPDDRGDAKQRYVQVLMDRLIFLYFIQKNNLLNFNTDYLLEKHTEYVDEGEDVYEEFFNPLFFEVLADNKQAEGFGTVPYLNGGLFSTTPVEEEFPEVTLGETTEETNELFGEILEFLDEWNWHVDEQLDIVEPKNLSPEILGHIFEQTVNQKEMGAYYTPAEITDYMARETIHPYLLDQLNKGLGTSYESIDELFGLGSETDEAADVAIADGGAVAQIGAVDSIQREHVETLYFEHLQEGRVIDPAVGSGAFLLAAQDVLLDIYLSCLEYFEALPAFERTPAIEEALEEVKHSGSKTLFAKREIILNNLYGVDIDDGAVEICKLRLWLSMVADIENDPDDVEPLPNIDFNIRQGNSLIGYIDKLPSASDGATTFGDFSVQKKFEQVIEAVHKHRAATTSSDAANWRRIAEERMSEYRSDLDEDLAQRLRDAGMEDMDAETLREFDSFHWIVEFAEVMDDGGFDVVIGNPPWEVLSPNRGDFFSKYDERFRTYNADRKDEVEEELLADESIKSEWEEYQRGMEQRAEYFNTAPDYNLQSPSVNGRHVASENDLSALFLERTFGLVSASGWTSLILPGFVFTGAVAKDLRQHLLDETTLQTTIGFENNHIFDQIHGQYRFGILTFQNSGETERVNGVFAQTSTDTLQTIEEDAAYIPRRVLESYSPNAVIFPSVTSQEQADTLDSILQHPTIADREQPWWGDLVTKELHEPTDKGRFVEEPELGDYPIYGGGNIYQFTHDTEIYDIDGPNYWSVDSKDPDESARSRIRQKAFNKGYLKKSIYSTFDGNDTSKSQKAFVNDLLESVRGVGLEESDVLPDYTEYRIGYRNVARATDERTMIAAIVPKGIACLETLQSFRPYEIVIDNKEQLDSRPLHNCYNRIFSDEELFVAVALLNSIPFDFLMRTKIDTHIVKYKLEESQVPRLTDGDEWFEFIWTRATRLNCYGDAFEEMRERLGGVDPVTEEDERRQLRAEIDAAAFHAYRLGPEEMQFVLDDFHLVDNPRLMDREYLEMVSEQYHELA; via the coding sequence ATGGAGCAGCAGATTACCGCGGCCGATGTCGCGGGCTGGACCTCGCTAAAGGATATCTCTACGTCTCTCCAAAAGCGGGGTCTCGTCCCCCGTGAGGATCTCGGCGAGGACGACGAGTTGGTGATGGAGCTAGACGAAGATCAATTCGTCTCCATCATCGAAGCCGGACCGACGCAGGACGCGAAGTCGTTCACGAACCGAATGACCTACCGCCGGCATACGAACCTCGTCTCAACCAATGAGTTTGAGGAGTTTACTTTCATTTCGCGGCGGCGCTCATTTGGGGAAGCCGGTCGAATATCCTACCAGCAGTTCTCATTCAACCGGAGTGATTTTGAAGACGGTGGAAGTCACTTTTCAGTGCTCGACAAACTCAACGAAATCGAGTACGGTGACGGGCAGTCTGTCCAAGCGCTGTACGATACCCGCGAGGTCGTCAAAGAATTCTACACCAAGTTCGAGTCACTGCGGACTGACTTGGTGACGGAAGTTGCGGGAATCCCCGACGACCGCGGTGACGCGAAACAGCGCTACGTACAAGTGCTGATGGACCGTCTCATCTTCTTGTATTTCATTCAAAAGAATAACCTCCTCAATTTCAATACAGACTACCTCCTCGAGAAGCACACCGAGTACGTCGACGAAGGGGAGGACGTGTATGAGGAGTTTTTCAACCCGCTCTTCTTCGAGGTACTGGCAGACAACAAGCAAGCCGAAGGCTTTGGCACGGTGCCGTACCTCAACGGCGGGCTGTTCTCAACGACGCCTGTCGAGGAAGAGTTTCCGGAGGTGACACTCGGCGAAACCACAGAAGAGACAAACGAACTATTCGGTGAGATTCTAGAGTTCCTTGATGAGTGGAACTGGCACGTAGACGAACAGCTTGACATTGTGGAGCCAAAGAACCTCTCGCCAGAGATTCTCGGTCACATCTTCGAGCAGACTGTCAATCAAAAGGAGATGGGGGCGTACTACACGCCTGCGGAGATTACCGACTACATGGCTCGGGAGACGATTCATCCATATCTCCTTGACCAATTGAACAAGGGCCTCGGAACGTCCTACGAGTCTATTGACGAGCTGTTCGGGCTGGGCAGCGAAACTGATGAAGCGGCAGATGTGGCGATCGCTGATGGTGGCGCCGTCGCACAAATCGGGGCGGTGGATTCGATTCAGCGAGAGCACGTCGAGACGCTGTATTTCGAGCATCTCCAAGAAGGGCGTGTCATCGACCCCGCGGTCGGGAGTGGGGCGTTCCTCCTTGCGGCCCAAGACGTACTCTTAGACATATATCTGAGCTGTTTGGAGTACTTTGAGGCGCTGCCAGCGTTCGAGCGTACGCCTGCTATCGAGGAGGCGCTAGAGGAGGTGAAGCACTCTGGGAGCAAGACGCTGTTCGCCAAGCGGGAGATCATCCTCAACAATCTGTACGGGGTGGATATCGATGACGGGGCCGTTGAAATCTGCAAGCTCCGGTTGTGGCTGTCGATGGTCGCCGATATTGAGAACGATCCTGATGATGTTGAGCCGCTGCCAAACATCGACTTCAACATCCGCCAAGGAAACTCACTGATCGGGTATATCGACAAGCTTCCGTCGGCCTCAGATGGGGCGACGACCTTCGGCGACTTCTCTGTCCAAAAAAAGTTTGAGCAGGTGATCGAGGCGGTCCACAAGCATCGGGCGGCGACGACGAGTTCCGACGCAGCGAACTGGCGCCGGATCGCTGAAGAGCGAATGAGCGAGTATCGAAGCGATCTCGACGAGGACCTGGCGCAGCGGTTACGCGATGCTGGGATGGAAGATATGGACGCGGAGACGCTACGGGAATTCGACTCCTTCCACTGGATCGTCGAGTTCGCCGAAGTAATGGACGACGGTGGATTCGACGTGGTGATTGGGAATCCGCCGTGGGAGGTTCTGAGTCCGAATCGCGGTGACTTCTTCTCGAAGTACGACGAGCGTTTCCGAACGTACAACGCTGACCGAAAAGACGAGGTGGAGGAAGAACTGCTCGCCGACGAGTCGATCAAATCAGAGTGGGAAGAGTACCAGCGCGGGATGGAACAGCGAGCAGAGTACTTCAATACCGCACCGGACTACAATCTACAGTCCCCATCAGTCAACGGACGTCACGTGGCCAGTGAGAATGACCTCTCGGCGTTGTTCTTAGAACGGACGTTCGGGCTGGTATCGGCGTCCGGATGGACGAGTCTAATCTTACCCGGATTCGTGTTTACAGGCGCTGTTGCGAAAGATCTGCGCCAACATCTGCTCGATGAGACGACGCTGCAAACAACCATCGGATTCGAAAACAACCACATATTCGATCAGATTCACGGTCAGTATCGCTTCGGAATCCTCACCTTCCAGAACAGCGGTGAGACTGAGAGGGTGAATGGCGTTTTCGCACAAACATCAACCGACACCCTCCAGACAATAGAGGAGGATGCAGCCTACATCCCGCGACGTGTCCTCGAGTCTTACTCGCCTAACGCAGTGATCTTCCCGTCGGTGACATCTCAAGAACAAGCTGATACGCTTGATTCGATTCTACAGCATCCAACAATTGCAGACAGGGAACAACCATGGTGGGGGGATCTCGTAACGAAAGAGCTCCACGAACCCACTGACAAGGGGCGGTTCGTAGAAGAGCCCGAATTGGGCGACTATCCGATCTACGGCGGAGGGAACATCTATCAGTTCACCCATGACACGGAAATCTACGACATCGATGGACCAAACTATTGGAGTGTTGATTCGAAAGACCCGGACGAGAGTGCACGCTCCAGAATTCGGCAAAAGGCGTTCAACAAGGGGTATCTGAAGAAATCGATCTACTCTACATTTGATGGTAATGATACGAGTAAATCACAGAAAGCATTCGTCAACGACCTACTGGAAAGTGTCCGTGGTGTAGGTCTCGAAGAGTCAGATGTTCTCCCCGACTACACGGAGTATCGAATTGGGTACCGAAATGTCGCTCGTGCTACCGACGAGCGTACAATGATCGCAGCAATAGTCCCAAAAGGAATCGCTTGTTTAGAAACTCTCCAGTCGTTCCGCCCGTATGAGATAGTGATCGACAACAAAGAGCAGTTGGACTCCCGACCGCTCCACAATTGTTACAACCGTATCTTCTCCGACGAGGAGCTATTTGTGGCTGTAGCACTCCTCAACAGTATTCCGTTTGACTTCCTCATGCGCACGAAAATCGACACTCACATTGTCAAATACAAGCTTGAAGAGTCGCAAGTTCCACGCCTCACTGACGGCGATGAGTGGTTCGAGTTCATCTGGACGCGCGCTACACGGCTTAACTGCTACGGCGACGCTTTCGAGGAGATGCGAGAGCGACTGGGCGGTGTCGATCCGGTGACCGAGGAGGACGAGCGCCGGCAGCTCCGTGCTGAAATCGACGCCGCCGCGTTCCACGCCTATAGACTGGGCCCCGAGGAGATGCAGTTCGTCCTCGACGACTTCCACCTCGTCGACAACCCACGACTGATGGACCGTGAGTATCTCGAGATGGTGAGCGAGCAGTATCACGAACTCGCGTAA
- a CDS encoding DUF262 domain-containing protein has product MGYQSRTIKQVLPDINESIFLPAIQREFVWETDQIVQLFDSVLREYPIGSFIFWNINGDFADEQIKYYFVRNYIEDTIHPSEFDNVHHRNPKVPHYESLPDTVSLVVDGQQRLTSFLIGFNGIYVEKQKYRQRQNPDAWTRKQLYLNLLSNPNVQSEDRLNLRYEFQFKAPNPEQSSDEYWFRVRDILDVTDLNETMALQEEIESTIEGLSDGQSSYIFKNLHALYNAIHEREVINYYEEDKQDNERTLDIFVRANEAGTQLSRSEILLSIATSYWGSDEANPIDAKEEINTFVGDLNKDYLDEGYSFGSDFVLKNLLVASDLDTQYRIRNFTRENLETMKQVWAEGEIQTAIEGAVELLSQFGLTGRSLTSRNAVIPLAYYLYANGNPALTTDSIEGDRVRPKLLKWLCSALLNSNFNSRPDEILQDAREAIKDADPGEFPLDRIQREIRTRGKAVGFNDEIMEDLFEETDYNSVKIYLLLSVLYFPEPALDESHQVDHIFPQDLLRKDNLIEDYGFSPSKADEYESLRDDVANLQLTQENQTKGSTEFKEWIGTRSEQYFERHHIPKNESLYQIERFPEFIEARERLLREHIRETFH; this is encoded by the coding sequence ATGGGATATCAGTCGCGGACTATCAAGCAAGTACTTCCGGACATTAATGAGTCAATTTTCCTCCCAGCAATTCAGCGTGAGTTCGTTTGGGAGACCGACCAGATTGTTCAGCTCTTTGACTCAGTCCTCAGAGAATATCCGATCGGCTCATTCATTTTCTGGAATATAAACGGTGACTTCGCTGACGAGCAAATTAAGTATTATTTTGTCAGAAATTACATCGAAGATACAATCCACCCAAGTGAATTTGATAACGTCCACCACCGGAATCCCAAGGTTCCTCATTACGAATCTCTCCCAGACACGGTCAGTCTCGTTGTTGACGGCCAGCAGCGGCTTACGTCGTTCCTTATTGGGTTCAATGGTATCTACGTGGAGAAACAGAAGTACCGGCAGCGCCAGAACCCTGACGCTTGGACCCGCAAGCAGTTGTACCTCAACCTTCTCTCAAATCCGAACGTTCAGTCGGAGGACCGGTTGAACCTCCGGTATGAGTTCCAATTCAAAGCGCCAAATCCCGAACAATCTAGTGATGAATACTGGTTCCGGGTCCGGGATATTCTAGACGTCACCGATCTTAATGAGACGATGGCGCTTCAGGAAGAAATCGAATCGACAATTGAAGGACTCTCTGATGGCCAGTCTAGTTACATCTTCAAAAATCTTCACGCACTGTATAACGCAATTCACGAACGGGAAGTCATCAACTACTACGAGGAAGATAAGCAGGATAATGAGCGTACACTAGATATTTTTGTCCGAGCGAATGAAGCAGGTACCCAGCTTAGCCGGTCAGAAATTCTTCTGTCAATTGCCACCTCCTATTGGGGGAGCGATGAGGCAAATCCTATCGATGCTAAAGAGGAGATCAATACGTTCGTAGGAGACCTAAACAAAGACTATCTCGATGAAGGGTACAGCTTCGGGAGTGACTTTGTCCTAAAGAACCTGCTTGTCGCGTCTGATCTAGACACCCAATATCGGATTCGCAACTTCACCCGAGAGAATCTTGAGACAATGAAGCAGGTCTGGGCCGAAGGTGAGATTCAGACTGCAATTGAAGGAGCAGTTGAACTGCTCAGCCAATTTGGACTCACAGGACGGAGCCTGACCTCGCGCAATGCCGTAATTCCCCTCGCGTATTACTTGTACGCGAATGGGAATCCAGCGCTTACGACGGATTCAATCGAAGGCGACCGTGTCCGGCCCAAGCTGCTCAAGTGGCTCTGCTCGGCACTGCTGAACAGTAATTTCAATTCTCGTCCTGATGAGATTCTTCAGGATGCCCGTGAAGCAATCAAGGATGCAGATCCAGGCGAGTTCCCGTTGGACCGTATCCAGCGAGAGATTCGCACTCGAGGAAAGGCTGTCGGCTTCAATGACGAGATTATGGAGGACCTGTTCGAAGAGACTGATTATAACTCGGTGAAGATCTATCTACTGTTGTCAGTACTATACTTCCCTGAGCCTGCGTTAGATGAGTCCCACCAAGTTGATCATATCTTTCCACAGGATCTCCTTAGAAAGGACAATCTCATCGAGGATTATGGCTTCAGCCCGTCGAAAGCGGATGAGTATGAATCACTCAGGGATGATGTGGCGAACCTCCAGCTGACTCAGGAAAATCAAACGAAGGGTTCGACAGAATTTAAAGAGTGGATCGGGACGCGCAGCGAACAGTACTTCGAGCGACATCATATCCCCAAGAACGAGTCTCTATATCAAATTGAGCGGTTCCCAGAATTCATTGAGGCCCGTGAGCGACTACTTCGAGAGCACATCCGGGAAACTTTCCATTAA
- a CDS encoding site-specific integrase: MRMEATEGKDTYKVWMTDGDLDQLRRVAVSYRDDVMLQLGGFVGLRAFEIPQIKPAHIQQTDADHYRLRVPRGKDTTSSGGKPRNAYLPKDVERSLRQYQNAENIAPDQPFVNLSVRGIRAAIKRTAEAAAEETGDSDYRHVSSHDLRRRFAQRLLVEENMNPRVVMQVGGWDSFQAIEPYLNAPTPSVVDDVFESAGLQG, encoded by the coding sequence ATGCGAATGGAGGCGACAGAGGGCAAAGACACGTACAAAGTGTGGATGACCGACGGCGATCTCGACCAACTCCGTCGAGTCGCCGTCTCATATCGGGACGACGTGATGCTCCAACTGGGCGGGTTCGTCGGGCTCCGGGCTTTCGAGATCCCCCAAATTAAGCCGGCCCACATCCAGCAGACCGACGCCGACCATTACCGTCTCCGGGTGCCCCGGGGAAAGGACACCACTAGCTCGGGTGGGAAGCCCCGGAACGCCTACCTCCCCAAGGATGTCGAGCGCTCCCTCCGTCAGTACCAAAACGCCGAGAACATCGCCCCCGACCAACCCTTCGTCAACCTCTCCGTCCGGGGAATCCGGGCCGCAATCAAGCGGACGGCCGAGGCCGCCGCCGAGGAGACGGGGGACTCGGACTATCGACATGTGAGCTCCCACGACCTTCGGCGGCGATTCGCCCAGCGGTTGCTCGTGGAGGAGAACATGAACCCCCGAGTGGTGATGCAGGTCGGCGGGTGGGACTCCTTCCAGGCCATCGAGCCGTATCTCAACGCTCCAACCCCCTCCGTCGTCGACGACGTGTTTGAATCCGCCGGGCTTCAGGGGTAA